The Solanum pennellii chromosome 7, SPENNV200 DNA segment GAAGAGATGGATGGTGAAGATCTTGTGAGAAAAGCCTTCAGCAAAATGTCCATTCAGTTATATAATTATGGAGAAGGGTGGGTACTGGGTAGGTGATTTGGTTGGTATTGGATTTTTGAAACTCTCCATCTCCACACTCTCTCACCactgaataataataatggacaatagtatatataaatagagaatCAAAAGGTGGAGGAGACAAAAGATTTGTaactattttttctattttgattggTTGGGTTTTGGTTTTGCAGGTTGATGGGTAAAGTTGCATCTGATAAGTGTCATAAATGGGTTTTCAAGGAACCTACTGAATGTGAACCAAACATATCTAATTACTGGCAGAGTTCATTTGATGCTGTATGTTTACTTTCATTTATGTTTGGTTATCTTAGggaactgatttttttttttcatttgccAATTATTGGTCTGATAAAGATTGTATGGTTGATGATGATTTAACTTCTGCAGCTCCCACCTGAGTGGACTGACCAGTTTGAGTCAGGGATTCAGGTCAGCTTCATAACTCCAGAACAATAATTGCCTCTCTATCTTAtttgtttacaaaaaaaaatggagtCTTGGCGTAATTGGTAAAGTTGTCTCCATGTGAGCAAGAGGTCACGGGGTCGTGTCAGGTCGAGTTGTGGAAATAACCTCGTCTTGCCCTTTTCTGGACCCCGCGCATAGTGGGAAGTTAGTGTGCACCAAGCTGCCCTATATGAAGATTTCTTGGATTGTTTTGTATGCCATTTTTTTGCTTTgctttatgtgtgtgtgtgacaGTGTACTGTTTTTATGTTGCAGACTATTGCTGTGATTCAAGCTGGACATGGCCTACTGCAACTGGGATCCTGCAAGATTGTAAGACTTATTTCCCTAAAAAAGAGATCTTGTTTATTTTAGTTGCTACTGTAATCTTTGTTTATCTATGGACATGTGATTACTgtgtcggatcctccaaaagtagtgcatttttggaGTATCTAACACGAGTACTAGTCTGAGCAACATAGTTGGTTACTTAATATGAATAAAGTACTTTGATCTAATTTAGATGAGAATGTTGTATCCTTCTCAGATACCGGAAGACCTCCATTTCGTGTTAAGAATGAGGCACACGTTCGAGTCACTAGGCTATCAATCTGGCTTTTATTTGTCACAACTATTTTCTTCAACAAGGACTAGTTCACCTTCGTCTGCAATTCCTCTTAAGCAGCCGACCATGCCAATTCGCGCTCCTCCTCCACTTTTCAACTGGGGACCAAGGCCAATGCCTTCAGCGTCTTCGCTACTATCGTCTCCCAACTTCCAGAACTCCGCGAGACTTGGTATTCCACAGTCGAAAGATGAATCACATATGTTCCTTCAACTTCCTCATTCATCCGAACCACGAATGGAAGACATGATGGGAGCTACTGCTGATCATGAGAGTGATATCAAGTGGCCTAATGGATTAACTTTCTTTAGTGCTCTCACTGGTAGAAATGATGATTCCAGGATCCTGTTCAATCCTGATAGCTTAGGTTCCAAACCGGATCATAATCAGCATCCGCTTAGTCTTGATGGGAAGACATCAAATCCGAACTCAGATGCTTCTAGCTTGCACAACAACGGAGGTGCTAATCCAAACGATTTCTTGAGCCTGGATAGCCACCCCGATAGCATTCGGAAGATGGACAAGTTCAAGAGAAGCTATACGCTTCCTGCTAGGATGGCTTCGTCTTCTAATTCATCGACTTCACTTGATCAGCACGCCAATAATCCCGGAGAATATAGGAATGAAGGAGGAATGTACCCTGATGTGATGGAGAGATTCTTGGAATGATCTTTCTAGGGTTATGGTTTGGAGAAGTTGTACTTAAGAAAAAGCTTTTAGTTGTGTTTTCTGCTTAATTTAGTGTTCTTTTAATAGTTTGATTTTCCTTCATCCTTTGGACCATTGAATGTTTCCACTTTTTTCTTCTAGTCTTTTTGATCAGTTTATCTAGAAATGAAGGAAAATTTATGCTTctctatgattttttttgtaggaaGAATATGGATGTCTAGTAGATTTAAAACTAGGGTAGTGTTGTCTGGATCTTTCAAAAATGTTTGTTGCGTTCGTGTCGAATCATTAAAATATCATGCATATCTGGAGGATCTAACATGATTAGTTAATGGTTTGTTAAAAAGAATTCGAGCGATATAAAAATCACTTCAGGCGTCTTAATTTAACTGTGTTAATTTGACTATGTaggaaatttaagaaataatggGAGATTGTTAAATattgtgattttaaatttactatATAAAATGTTGGAATTGAAAACTTATTGAATACAAtacaaaagaaaagtaagaCATTTAAATTAGGATCGAGTAATTATAGGGTCAAAGTTGAGGAGTGTTTTGTTTAACCTTAGTAAATCCTATTGACATTTGGTGAGTTGACATTATACAATAAAGGAGcctaaatattcaaaataatatctAGTTATAACTTTATGTTCTAAGATTTATCTAAAATAGTACTCTCATGTAAAGATCTACAATAACATTACTGCTTGGcccctctctttatttttttatttttattttttttatttgatatttgatatttgtattaaaaaagtTGTGACCTTTTTAATAAAACGAATAACAATTGATCCTACCTTTTCCTCTTGTTCATGTATTGAGTGGAGGACCCATTTGTACGATATTTCAACAAAATCATTAGGAACTTATAAGAtagcaataaaaaaataatatatttgaaagtaaaaaatttataatcatttaTCACTTTTAATCGAACTTAAAATCACTTAGAGCTAGCATGAAAGGTATGAATTCTATCAAACTCATACGAACTATATAGATTTATCGAATACATATTATAGATTTCAGAATTACAAACTTTTAAATTCTGAATCTGTTTTATCCAAAATAGATACCGaacattaacaaaaaaatactaaaacataaaaagtaaaaaaaaataatattttttttggatagtTTGAGAAGGGTTGGCTTTTGGTGTCTTGTCATGGGGCATATTTTGGGAGGCGGGATGATGAAATTAGAGTAGCTTTTGGTAGTGAAATGATGTTGAATCTTCtttattccttaatttttgcCTTGACACACAGGACAAACTACTAGAATCCAAAGATAACAACTTTTTTCTTTGGTTAGGTTTTAACTCGATAATCGGGATCTATATCTAAGTTCGATCAATTAATATTTACACGATATATGTTGAGCCATGGGAGAAGCGTTTGGTGTGAaggatttttttatatacaaagcTCAATACAATATTGAGATCTCAGGTTAAGAATGGAGCAATCTGTCCATTGCATCACATTTTTTAATCGTACCAAGACAAGAATTCACCTTCTTTTTCCTCCCtatcaatttatttatgtcattggacatgaaatttaagtaaaaaaataaatttcttttttaatgatATTAGATATGTCGTAATATTTATGTAGTTATAGAGGAATTTTAGTTGgttaataaattgaattttcttcttattaatGAGAGtttgattttctattttgtaattttgtcCCCCTATTttcctataaaaaaaatgtagttgaattattttaatacttattaACTTATATGTGCTATAACATTTgtgttactattatttttttttatcatcagCGATAAAATGTGaagttttttatttctttcttaggATCAATAGTGTTTTTCCATTTCCTCTGGCATGACTCAAATTCTAAGCTGATCGATCATTGACGGAGGTCCTCAATCACTTAAGCAAGTTTCATT contains these protein-coding regions:
- the LOC107024127 gene encoding protein RICE SALT SENSITIVE 3-like isoform X2, yielding MLMWEDGFCRGRGTDCLEEMDGEDLVRKAFSKMSIQLYNYGEGLMGKVASDKCHKWVFKEPTECEPNISNYWQSSFDALPPEWTDQFESGIQTIAVIQAGHGLLQLGSCKIIPEDLHFVLRMRHTFESLGYQSGFYLSQLFSSTRTSSPSSAIPLKQPTMPIRAPPPLFNWGPRPMPSASSLLSSPNFQNSARLGIPQSKDESHMFLQLPHSSEPRMEDMMGATADHESDIKWPNGLTFFSALTGRNDDSRILFNPDSLGSKPDHNQHPLSLDGKTSNPNSDASSLHNNGGANPNDFLSLDSHPDSIRKMDKFKRSYTLPARMASSSNSSTSLDQHANNPGEYRNEGGMYPDVMERFLE
- the LOC107024127 gene encoding protein RICE SALT SENSITIVE 3-like isoform X1; protein product: MVGSGTSDRSKEAVGMMALHEALRSVCLNTDWTYSVFWTIRPRPRVRGGNGCKVGDDNGSLMLMWEDGFCRGRGTDCLEEMDGEDLVRKAFSKMSIQLYNYGEGLMGKVASDKCHKWVFKEPTECEPNISNYWQSSFDALPPEWTDQFESGIQTIAVIQAGHGLLQLGSCKIIPEDLHFVLRMRHTFESLGYQSGFYLSQLFSSTRTSSPSSAIPLKQPTMPIRAPPPLFNWGPRPMPSASSLLSSPNFQNSARLGIPQSKDESHMFLQLPHSSEPRMEDMMGATADHESDIKWPNGLTFFSALTGRNDDSRILFNPDSLGSKPDHNQHPLSLDGKTSNPNSDASSLHNNGGANPNDFLSLDSHPDSIRKMDKFKRSYTLPARMASSSNSSTSLDQHANNPGEYRNEGGMYPDVMERFLE